In the Channa argus isolate prfri chromosome 19, Channa argus male v1.0, whole genome shotgun sequence genome, CTCTCAGTTGCTAACTTTTGTGCCAAAAGCTTGTGGTTTCCATTTTTGCGGAGCTTTATTATAGATATTAACATGCACTGatttaataaaagcagaatTGCTACTGAACATGttgcagtttttaatatttataccaAATGTCCTCCTGAGCAATGACTGGCTTTGTTTCAATTATAGTCCTGGTTGTTTGGCAGCATAGTTTTCTTCCAGCGTAAACAaactcaaaacatttttgagcTTAAATTTTAGTCATTGATTTCACAATCTGTCGATTTGCAacagttaataaaatgtttagaaaaagtgaagtgaaaacagGGAAACCAGTTGAACATATTAACCATAATAACTACCAGAAATACACATTAACACAAAGgagacaaacaaagacattaaTATTAAGATGGGAAAGAAACATAGATTAGCTCTTGTTTCTGTCTGGTCAGCTCTTTGCTTAATGCCCCTGAGCTGTGCAACATTGTGCAAGCAAGGAACTTTCAGTTGTCTTGATTTTTGGAAtatattttcagcattttcgGTCTGTTCCgctttttttctccaaaatCAAATATGTTTGTCCTCAATTTCCTGTACCCTCCCTAACCCAATCCCAGCCTGTCTGGTCTAATTTCAGAGCCTTGTGTTGCTATAGAGGGCTACATTTTGAACTTATGTAGTCTCGTTAGATTAATTGAtatcagaaaataaacatttttaggaCAAAGCTGTATTTCACTGCTTTCATTTCTGtgtaaaatatctttatttCATCATGTACTCAGCGAGTACTTTATAAGCGCGTTATCATGACCTCTTCAATGAATTCTCTCCGTCactgatgtttgttttactgtcacAGGTAATGTTTACAGGAGAGAATATACCAGTCCACCCTCATGTGTATAGCAACGGTCACATCTGTCTGTCTATTCTAACGGAAGATTGGTCGCCAGCCCTCTCAGTGCAATCGGTTTGTCTTAGCATTATCAGCATGTTGTCAAGCTGCAAAGAAAAGGTAGGGAAGCTGTTATGATGCCTGAGGCAAATGATTTATTTACCTGATAAACTAGATACATGTTAAATATAAgtgctcttttctgttttttgcagAGAAGACCACCTGATAACTCCTTTTATGTAAGAACATGTAACAAAAATCCAAAGAAGACAAAATGGTGGTATCATGGTGAGTGATTTTGTCttgactttcttttgtttttgtttttgtttttgtttattttttttttt is a window encoding:
- the ube2wb gene encoding probable ubiquitin-conjugating enzyme E2 W-B, with translation MASMQKRLQKELLALQNDPPPGMTLNEKSVQNTITQWIVDMEGASGTLYEGEKFQLLFKFSSRYPFDSPQVMFTGENIPVHPHVYSNGHICLSILTEDWSPALSVQSVCLSIISMLSSCKEKRRPPDNSFYVRTCNKNPKKTKWWYHDDTC